One segment of Micromonospora parathelypteridis DNA contains the following:
- a CDS encoding transporter substrate-binding domain-containing protein — MNSGSSQSRLRSVATTLAVALTLTLAAAAGCDSRQEPELQSVQEKLRESHIYGQTKLRIGVATNEPLMGELRNGQHAGFDVEIGRYIAASLGYEGDQRLEFVSVATEDRIPALQGGTVDLVVSSFSITEERKKLVSFAGPYFVTTQEVMVSSRLKDKIRTIEDLRDPAYRVCTSGGSTTEAELEKHQVKTFVVKDVGDCVDGIRKGRYDAVSSDESILAGFLASFPKEFEIVDMPFGTSELLGIGVPIGDPALRDLVAFFLQKSYEQGRDGQASPWQTAYNRTLGPWLRAEKRQPQPLEVPKLVDFDDKAPRR; from the coding sequence ATGAACTCAGGCAGTTCGCAGTCCCGGCTCCGCTCGGTCGCGACGACGCTGGCGGTCGCCCTCACCCTCACCCTGGCCGCCGCCGCCGGCTGCGACAGCCGGCAGGAACCGGAGCTGCAGTCCGTACAGGAGAAACTCCGCGAGTCGCACATCTACGGCCAGACGAAGCTGCGCATCGGCGTCGCCACCAACGAGCCGCTGATGGGCGAACTCCGCAACGGCCAGCATGCCGGCTTCGACGTCGAGATCGGTCGGTACATCGCCGCCTCCCTCGGCTACGAGGGGGACCAGCGGTTGGAGTTCGTCTCCGTGGCCACCGAGGACCGGATCCCGGCGCTGCAGGGCGGCACTGTCGACCTGGTGGTGTCCAGCTTCTCCATCACCGAGGAGCGCAAGAAGCTGGTCAGCTTCGCCGGGCCGTACTTCGTCACCACCCAGGAGGTGATGGTGTCGAGCCGGCTCAAGGACAAGATCCGCACCATTGAGGACCTGCGCGACCCGGCTTACCGGGTCTGCACGAGCGGCGGCTCCACCACCGAGGCCGAGCTGGAGAAGCACCAGGTCAAGACGTTCGTGGTGAAGGACGTCGGCGACTGCGTCGACGGCATCCGGAAGGGCCGGTACGACGCGGTCAGCTCCGACGAGTCGATCCTCGCCGGCTTCCTGGCCAGCTTCCCCAAGGAGTTCGAGATCGTGGACATGCCGTTCGGCACCAGCGAACTGCTGGGCATCGGCGTGCCGATCGGGGATCCCGCACTGCGCGACCTCGTCGCGTTCTTCCTGCAGAAGAGCTACGAGCAGGGCCGGGACGGGCAGGCGAGCCCCTGGCAGACGGCGTACAACCGGACGTTGGGTCCGTGGCTGCGGGCGGAGAAGCGCCAGCCGCAGCCGCTGGAGGTGCCGAAACTGGTCGACTTCGACGATAAGGCTCCCCGGCGGTGA
- a CDS encoding ABC transporter permease has translation MIRLALSTLRQHRGAYAGTFFAALLAVALLAGGGLLLASVLTAKPPADRFAAAPIVVSGDRDVTLQKVTTKHKKDKVKRKVKVKSEQLTGAGSLPADLVGRLGNLPGVAAATADVAFPVQAGTPDGLLLRGADDAPVIGHGWSSAQLTPYSLRTGEAPGPGQVVIDADLANRSGTTVGGRLVVTTKTGVRTLVVSGVAAPAGRDGLPAQGALFVADSDVASVSGLPGPTAVAILANPDTDPVALRKAVEGVAGDAPVLTGDDRVRADLPGALPDYIGPISIFGFVIGITAFAAIFVLTGTVTLGVRQRLRELALLRTAGATPAQLRRLLGVESLLLAGVAALPGIPLGVVFAHVVAARFRELGAVPAQFVVQTNVIVLIAAMAAGMLVTFVGAQIAGRRAVRIAPTQALAETANAPTGGLVLRTALAVVTAAGAFALLIFVPLGGPLGIGMCFLSCALLLCTVAALGPLLVRVLTTPVSRVIGSGGAIGWLAGLVTRAERRRVAAVAVPLVLMFAINATMLLNTTLLDELAGREQAARTAAATAQVSAPGGMPLSTVRELLALNGVTGAAATLPTRAIVEQGGKPEDYATQGLLVAGTEAALDLDLRAGTLPGDGTFAASEYVTKQYGWRVGDDVPVWLADGYQVKLRLAGVYARARGFGDLALPADLVAAHDPRGLVSTVGLRYSGDVPERIATSWPSLRLTPTLGAAPTGDNQNQQGAWELLVVISLGFTAIAVVNTFAIATAARRREFADLRLAGATTRQLHRLVDREAMITVTVGLALGALVTAIVVGAFSTAQDGTLSVFVDAATYAGMLGGVAALGLVAGAVPARVLLRRRSLPALSDGR, from the coding sequence ATGATCCGGCTCGCTCTCAGCACGCTGCGCCAGCACCGCGGCGCCTACGCGGGCACGTTCTTCGCCGCGCTGCTCGCCGTGGCACTACTCGCCGGCGGCGGTCTGCTGCTCGCCTCCGTACTCACCGCGAAGCCGCCGGCCGACCGGTTCGCGGCAGCGCCGATCGTCGTGTCGGGCGACCGCGACGTGACCCTCCAGAAGGTCACCACCAAACACAAGAAGGACAAGGTCAAGCGCAAGGTCAAGGTCAAGTCCGAGCAGCTCACCGGTGCCGGTTCCCTGCCGGCGGACCTCGTCGGTCGACTGGGCAACCTTCCCGGCGTCGCGGCCGCGACCGCGGACGTCGCCTTCCCGGTCCAGGCAGGCACGCCGGACGGACTCCTACTGCGTGGTGCCGATGACGCTCCCGTGATCGGACACGGGTGGAGCTCCGCACAGCTGACCCCGTACTCGTTGCGCACCGGCGAAGCGCCCGGCCCGGGCCAGGTCGTCATCGACGCCGACCTGGCCAACCGTTCGGGCACCACCGTTGGTGGACGTCTCGTCGTCACCACGAAGACCGGCGTCCGCACCCTGGTCGTGTCCGGTGTCGCCGCACCGGCCGGGCGCGACGGACTGCCCGCCCAGGGCGCCCTGTTCGTCGCCGATTCCGACGTGGCGTCGGTGTCGGGGCTGCCCGGGCCGACCGCGGTGGCCATCCTGGCCAACCCCGACACCGACCCGGTCGCGCTCCGCAAGGCCGTCGAGGGGGTCGCCGGGGATGCGCCCGTGCTCACGGGCGACGATCGAGTCCGGGCCGACCTGCCCGGCGCCCTGCCTGACTACATCGGCCCCATCTCGATCTTCGGCTTCGTCATCGGTATCACGGCGTTCGCGGCCATCTTCGTCCTCACCGGCACGGTCACGCTCGGGGTACGTCAACGACTGCGCGAGCTGGCCCTGCTGCGCACCGCCGGTGCGACCCCGGCCCAGTTGCGCCGCCTCCTCGGTGTGGAAAGCCTCCTGCTCGCCGGGGTCGCCGCGCTGCCGGGCATACCGCTCGGTGTGGTGTTCGCCCACGTGGTGGCTGCCCGGTTCCGGGAACTGGGCGCGGTGCCGGCCCAGTTCGTCGTACAGACCAACGTGATCGTGCTCATCGCCGCCATGGCGGCAGGGATGCTGGTGACCTTCGTCGGCGCCCAGATCGCCGGCCGCCGAGCGGTGCGCATCGCGCCGACACAGGCACTCGCCGAGACCGCGAACGCACCGACCGGTGGACTCGTCCTGCGCACCGCCCTCGCGGTGGTGACCGCCGCCGGCGCATTCGCCCTGCTCATCTTCGTTCCGCTCGGCGGACCGCTCGGCATCGGCATGTGTTTCCTGTCGTGCGCCCTGTTGCTGTGCACGGTCGCGGCCCTGGGCCCGCTGCTGGTCCGGGTGCTGACGACGCCGGTGTCCCGTGTCATCGGCTCCGGCGGCGCGATCGGCTGGCTGGCCGGCCTGGTCACCCGGGCCGAGCGGCGAAGGGTCGCGGCGGTCGCGGTTCCGCTCGTGCTCATGTTCGCGATCAATGCCACCATGCTGCTCAACACCACCCTGCTGGACGAACTGGCCGGGCGGGAGCAGGCGGCCCGGACGGCAGCCGCGACGGCGCAGGTGAGCGCACCGGGCGGGATGCCGCTCAGTACCGTCAGAGAACTCCTCGCACTCAACGGGGTGACCGGCGCGGCAGCGACGTTGCCGACGCGGGCGATCGTCGAGCAGGGTGGCAAGCCCGAGGACTACGCGACGCAGGGTCTGCTGGTCGCCGGCACCGAGGCGGCGCTCGACCTCGATCTACGCGCCGGAACGCTGCCAGGCGATGGCACGTTCGCCGCCAGCGAGTACGTGACCAAGCAGTACGGCTGGCGGGTGGGCGACGACGTGCCGGTCTGGCTCGCCGACGGCTACCAGGTCAAACTGCGCCTCGCCGGGGTGTACGCCCGAGCCCGGGGGTTCGGCGACCTGGCACTCCCCGCAGACCTGGTGGCGGCGCACGATCCACGCGGACTGGTCAGCACGGTCGGGCTGCGTTACAGCGGCGACGTACCGGAGCGGATCGCCACCTCGTGGCCCAGCCTGCGGCTGACCCCCACGCTCGGTGCGGCACCCACCGGTGACAACCAGAACCAGCAGGGCGCCTGGGAGCTCCTGGTGGTCATCTCGCTCGGCTTCACGGCGATCGCAGTCGTCAACACCTTCGCCATCGCCACCGCCGCGCGCCGCCGCGAATTCGCCGACCTGCGTCTGGCCGGGGCGACGACCAGGCAGCTCCACCGGCTCGTCGACCGCGAGGCGATGATCACGGTCACCGTCGGGCTGGCGCTGGGTGCCCTGGTCACCGCGATCGTGGTCGGCGCCTTCAGCACCGCGCAGGACGGCACGTTGTCGGTGTTCGTCGACGCCGCAACGTACGCGGGGATGCTCGGCGGTGTCGCGGCACTGGGACTGGTCGCGGGTGCCGTACCGGCACGGGTCCTGCTGCGACGGCGCAGTCTGCCGGCTCTGAGCGACGGGCGCTGA
- a CDS encoding sensor histidine kinase, with product MIRTTASALAYLVSSIVAGLVGLVWSLAIIVGVGLLSITLAGGPAFLGAAWVTRRLADLERHRAGWVLGTAIAAPYLPIEGATVRQRVSAVATQPATWRDLAWLVALFPLGLAGGIAAIVVTVVDLAAVVAPAWAWAVPNPRAPFPMDPLMTTMPGRFGLTVLGVLLLPVTAWFLRTAGLAQARTAQVLLAPGAHRYLVEETTRLAQTRRRVVDAQAAELRRIERDLHDGAQARIVAAGMTMALAARKLPTGAAAASDVDLARRQLDDALTELRRLVRGIHPPILTDRGLHAAVAALAGDSPLAVEVRGDPDDRYPPAVESAAYFVIAEGLANAGKHADARSCVVTLARTADTVTVTLADDGQGGADPSGSGLDGLRRRVEALDGQLTITSPPGGPTVLSAELPH from the coding sequence ATGATTCGCACAACGGCGTCGGCACTGGCGTACCTGGTCAGCAGCATCGTCGCCGGCTTGGTCGGCCTCGTCTGGAGTTTGGCGATCATCGTCGGCGTCGGTCTACTGTCGATCACTCTGGCCGGCGGCCCGGCGTTCCTCGGCGCCGCCTGGGTGACCCGGCGTCTCGCGGACCTGGAGCGGCACCGGGCCGGTTGGGTGCTCGGCACCGCGATCGCCGCGCCGTACCTGCCGATCGAGGGCGCGACCGTCCGGCAGCGGGTCAGCGCGGTCGCCACGCAACCGGCCACCTGGCGGGACCTGGCCTGGCTGGTCGCGCTGTTTCCGTTGGGCCTGGCGGGCGGGATCGCCGCCATCGTGGTCACCGTCGTCGATCTCGCCGCCGTCGTGGCGCCGGCCTGGGCGTGGGCGGTGCCGAACCCGCGCGCACCGTTTCCGATGGATCCACTCATGACGACGATGCCGGGCCGGTTCGGCCTGACCGTCCTCGGCGTGCTGCTCTTGCCGGTCACCGCGTGGTTCCTGCGGACCGCCGGGCTGGCCCAGGCCCGGACGGCCCAGGTCCTCCTGGCACCCGGCGCGCACCGGTACCTGGTCGAGGAAACCACCCGCCTCGCGCAGACCCGCCGTCGGGTCGTCGATGCCCAGGCGGCAGAGCTGCGTCGAATCGAGCGGGATCTGCACGACGGTGCCCAGGCCCGGATCGTGGCCGCCGGCATGACCATGGCGCTGGCTGCTCGCAAGCTGCCAACCGGTGCGGCCGCCGCCTCCGACGTCGACCTCGCCCGTCGGCAGCTCGACGACGCCCTCACCGAGCTGCGCCGGCTGGTGCGGGGCATCCATCCGCCGATCCTCACCGACCGGGGGCTGCACGCCGCTGTCGCCGCCCTGGCCGGCGACAGCCCACTGGCCGTCGAGGTTCGGGGCGACCCGGACGATCGCTACCCGCCGGCGGTCGAGTCGGCGGCCTACTTCGTCATCGCCGAGGGTCTCGCCAATGCGGGCAAACACGCCGACGCCCGGAGCTGTGTCGTCACCCTCGCCCGCACCGCCGACACCGTCACCGTCACGCTCGCCGACGACGGACAGGGCGGCGCCGACCCGTCCGGCTCCGGGCTCGACGGTCTGCGCCGCCGCGTCGAGGCACTCGACGGCCAACTCACCATCACCAGTCCACCCGGCGGTCCCACCGTCCTGTCCGCGGAGCTGCCCCACTGA
- a CDS encoding ABC transporter ATP-binding protein encodes MRNSDVTPGRGPVVEVLDVTKTYAGAGGVRALDGVSVAFEAGSFCAVMGPSGSGKSTLLHCAAGLDRPDSGRVLLAGQDIGGLREPQLTQARRQRVGFVFQSYNLMDSLSVWHNILLPQRLAGVRPDRKWAQEVIRRVGLTGRENARPGQLSGGQRQRVALARALASRPEVIFADEPTGALDLSTGREVLQLLREAVDDVGTTIVMVTHDPAAAAWADRAVFLADGRIVTELADPTAEKIAAQMMAVTVR; translated from the coding sequence ATGCGAAACAGCGATGTGACCCCCGGTCGAGGGCCGGTCGTCGAGGTGCTCGACGTGACGAAGACCTATGCCGGCGCGGGCGGTGTCCGGGCGTTGGACGGCGTGTCGGTCGCCTTCGAGGCCGGTTCGTTCTGCGCCGTGATGGGCCCGTCCGGCTCGGGCAAATCCACGCTTCTGCACTGTGCGGCGGGCCTGGACCGGCCGGACAGCGGACGGGTACTCCTCGCCGGTCAGGACATCGGCGGGCTGCGTGAACCGCAGCTCACCCAGGCACGGCGGCAGCGGGTCGGCTTCGTCTTCCAGTCGTACAACCTGATGGACTCGCTGTCGGTCTGGCACAACATCCTGCTGCCGCAGCGGCTGGCCGGGGTACGACCGGACCGGAAGTGGGCGCAGGAGGTGATTCGCCGCGTCGGGCTCACCGGACGGGAGAACGCCCGGCCCGGCCAACTGTCCGGCGGTCAGCGGCAGCGGGTCGCCCTGGCCCGCGCCCTGGCGAGTCGACCGGAGGTCATCTTCGCCGACGAGCCGACCGGGGCGCTGGACCTGTCGACCGGCCGCGAGGTACTCCAACTGCTGCGCGAAGCGGTGGACGACGTCGGCACGACGATCGTCATGGTCACGCACGACCCGGCTGCGGCGGCGTGGGCCGACCGCGCGGTGTTCCTCGCCGACGGGCGGATCGTCACGGAGCTCGCCGACCCCACCGCCGAGAAGATCGCGGCACAGATGATGGCGGTGACCGTCCGATGA
- a CDS encoding ATP-binding protein: MISRLLVANRGEIARRVFATCRALGVETVAVHSDADAAEPFVAEADHAVRLPGAAPAETYLRVELILDAARRSGADAVHPGYGFLAENAEFAAAVTDAGLTWVGPPAKVIAAMGDKLAAKALLAEAGVPMLPSWTDTDVITDFPVLVKASAGGGGRGMRIVRDAGGLAEAVASARREAAAAFGDGTVFIERYVERGRHVEVQIFGDAHGRVVALGDRECSIQRRHQKIVEEAPAVVPERVRTALHEAAVAAGRAVDYLGAGTVEFLLAPGGEFFFLEMNTRLQVEHPVTELCTGLDLVGLQLLVAEGEPLPATLPVSTGHAIEVRLCAEDATAGWRPATGTLHRFAVPQVAAEFGGLAAPGLRLDSGVVAGSVVGVHYDSMLAKLVGWGRTRAEATRLLSTALARAELHGVTTNRDLLVGVLRSPAFAAVEIDTGFLDRHTEVFAPLLPADRFPLAALAAALASAAGRRADAPVLAGLPSGWRNVPAVPQVTRFSGPDGEVEVRYRLDRTGRLAEWSADPGATERPAVALVEATPDRVVLDVDGVRHAYRVHRAGSAVFVDGPDGAASLAELPRLPLPTAEVAAGSLLAPLPGAVARVHVQVGQRVSAGDPLLTLEAMKLEHPVLAPTDGVVAELPVPAGGQVRTGAVLAVIDNAEENPR, encoded by the coding sequence ATGATCAGTAGATTGCTCGTCGCCAATCGTGGGGAGATCGCCCGCCGGGTCTTCGCGACCTGCCGGGCGCTCGGCGTGGAGACGGTCGCGGTGCACTCGGATGCGGATGCCGCCGAGCCGTTCGTCGCCGAGGCCGACCACGCGGTCCGGCTGCCCGGTGCCGCGCCGGCCGAGACGTACCTGCGGGTCGAGCTGATCCTGGATGCGGCCCGGCGCAGCGGCGCGGACGCCGTCCACCCGGGCTACGGGTTCCTCGCCGAGAACGCCGAGTTCGCGGCGGCGGTGACCGACGCCGGGCTGACCTGGGTCGGGCCGCCAGCCAAGGTGATCGCCGCGATGGGCGACAAGCTGGCGGCGAAGGCGCTGCTCGCCGAGGCGGGCGTGCCGATGCTGCCGAGCTGGACCGACACCGATGTGATCACCGACTTTCCGGTGCTCGTCAAGGCGTCCGCCGGTGGCGGCGGGCGGGGGATGCGGATCGTCCGGGATGCAGGCGGGCTGGCCGAGGCCGTCGCCTCGGCGCGCCGCGAGGCGGCTGCCGCGTTCGGTGACGGCACGGTCTTCATCGAGCGGTACGTCGAGCGCGGTCGGCACGTCGAGGTGCAGATCTTCGGCGACGCCCACGGTCGGGTGGTGGCCCTCGGTGACCGTGAGTGCTCGATCCAGCGCCGGCACCAGAAGATCGTCGAGGAGGCGCCGGCGGTCGTTCCGGAGCGGGTGCGGACGGCGTTGCACGAGGCGGCGGTGGCCGCTGGTCGCGCGGTCGACTACCTGGGTGCGGGCACTGTGGAGTTCCTGCTCGCCCCGGGTGGGGAGTTCTTCTTCCTGGAGATGAACACCCGGCTCCAGGTGGAGCACCCGGTCACCGAGCTGTGCACGGGGCTGGACCTGGTGGGGCTGCAACTGCTCGTCGCCGAGGGTGAGCCACTGCCGGCGACCCTGCCGGTCAGCACCGGGCATGCGATCGAGGTACGCCTGTGTGCCGAGGACGCCACCGCGGGTTGGCGGCCGGCCACCGGCACCCTGCACCGGTTCGCGGTCCCCCAGGTGGCAGCCGAGTTCGGCGGGCTGGCCGCGCCGGGCCTGCGGCTCGACTCGGGTGTGGTGGCCGGATCGGTGGTCGGGGTGCACTACGACTCGATGCTGGCGAAGCTGGTCGGCTGGGGCCGCACCCGCGCGGAGGCGACCCGCCTGCTGTCCACCGCGCTGGCCCGAGCTGAGCTGCACGGGGTGACCACCAACCGGGACCTGCTGGTCGGGGTTCTGCGCAGCCCCGCGTTCGCGGCCGTGGAGATCGACACCGGGTTCCTGGACCGGCACACGGAGGTCTTCGCCCCGCTGCTTCCCGCCGACCGGTTCCCGCTGGCCGCGCTGGCGGCGGCACTCGCCTCAGCCGCCGGCCGCCGTGCCGACGCGCCGGTGCTGGCCGGGCTGCCGTCGGGCTGGCGTAACGTGCCGGCCGTCCCGCAGGTCACCCGGTTCAGCGGGCCGGACGGCGAGGTCGAGGTCCGCTACCGGCTGGACCGCACGGGCCGGCTCGCCGAGTGGTCCGCCGACCCCGGTGCCACCGAACGGCCGGCCGTGGCGCTGGTCGAGGCCACCCCCGACCGAGTGGTGCTCGACGTCGATGGGGTGCGGCACGCGTACCGCGTACACCGGGCGGGGTCGGCGGTGTTCGTGGACGGCCCGGACGGGGCGGCGAGCCTGGCCGAGCTGCCACGCCTCCCGCTGCCCACCGCGGAGGTGGCCGCCGGTTCGCTGCTCGCGCCGCTGCCGGGCGCGGTGGCTCGGGTGCACGTCCAGGTCGGCCAGCGGGTCTCGGCCGGCGATCCGCTGCTCACCCTGGAAGCGATGAAGTTGGAACATCCCGTCCTCGCTCCGACCGACGGCGTGGTCGCCGAGCTGCCGGTGCCGGCCGGCGGTCAGGTGCGCACCGGCGCGGTGCTTGCCGTCATCGACAACGCAGAGGAGAACCCGCGATGA
- a CDS encoding acyl-CoA dehydrogenase family protein gives MTFDLTPEQDQLRDAVRALGRRYGHGYFVEKAKAGEHTTELWAEAGRLGYLGVNIPTEYGGGGGGITDLAIVCEELAAAGCPLLLLVVSPAIAATVLNRHGTEEQRKRHLPGLADGSQKIVFAITEPEAGSNFHRLGTVARRDGDGWLLSGRKCYISGVDEADHVLVVARTEDSSTGKLKPALFLVPTDAAGLTRSKLDMEILSPENQFLLYLDDVRLPADALLGESLDTGLPALFAGLNPERITVAAMGAGTGRYAIERASEYTATRKVWGGRTIGSHQGVSHPLAHAAVQVELARLMIQKAATLYDAGRDLEAGVAGNMAKYAAGEAAALAVDTAVQVLGGAGMTTEYGVATLLGAVRAGRIAPVSREMILNFVAQHVLGQDKSY, from the coding sequence ATGACCTTCGACCTCACCCCTGAGCAGGACCAACTGCGCGACGCGGTGCGAGCGTTGGGCCGCCGCTACGGCCACGGCTACTTCGTCGAGAAGGCGAAGGCCGGGGAACACACCACCGAACTCTGGGCCGAGGCCGGCCGGCTCGGCTACCTGGGGGTCAACATCCCCACCGAGTACGGCGGTGGGGGCGGCGGCATCACCGACCTGGCCATCGTCTGCGAGGAGCTGGCGGCCGCCGGCTGCCCGCTACTGCTGCTGGTGGTCTCCCCCGCGATCGCGGCCACGGTGCTCAACCGGCATGGCACCGAGGAGCAGCGCAAGCGGCACCTGCCCGGCCTCGCCGACGGCTCCCAGAAGATCGTCTTCGCGATCACCGAGCCGGAGGCCGGTTCCAACTTCCACCGGCTCGGCACGGTCGCCCGCCGCGACGGCGACGGTTGGCTGCTCTCCGGCCGCAAGTGCTACATCTCCGGGGTGGACGAGGCGGACCACGTGCTGGTGGTGGCACGGACCGAGGACTCGTCCACCGGAAAACTGAAGCCCGCGCTGTTCCTGGTGCCGACCGACGCGGCTGGGCTGACCCGGTCCAAGCTGGACATGGAGATCTTGTCCCCGGAGAACCAGTTCCTGCTCTACCTGGATGACGTGCGACTCCCCGCCGACGCGCTGCTCGGTGAGTCGCTGGACACCGGCCTGCCGGCCCTCTTCGCCGGGCTCAACCCGGAACGGATCACGGTGGCCGCGATGGGTGCCGGCACCGGCCGGTACGCCATCGAGCGGGCCAGCGAGTACACCGCCACCCGCAAGGTCTGGGGTGGCCGGACCATCGGCTCGCACCAGGGTGTGTCACACCCGCTGGCGCACGCCGCGGTGCAGGTGGAGCTGGCCCGACTCATGATCCAGAAGGCGGCCACGCTGTACGACGCGGGCCGCGACCTGGAGGCCGGGGTGGCCGGCAACATGGCCAAGTACGCGGCCGGGGAGGCGGCGGCACTCGCCGTGGACACCGCCGTCCAGGTGCTCGGCGGGGCCGGCATGACCACCGAGTACGGGGTGGCGACCCTGCTCGGCGCGGTCCGGGCCGGCCGGATCGCCCCGGTCAGTAGAGAGATGATCCTCAACTTCGTAGCCCAGCACGTCCTCGGTCAGGACAAGTCGTACTGA
- a CDS encoding response regulator transcription factor, which translates to MRIVIAEDLLLLRDGMVRLLTDTGHTVVAAVDNAPALLAAVTEHRPDLSIVDVRLPPGFRDEGLRAALTLRATDPDTKVLIVSQYVERAYAVELLADGRGGVGYLLKDRVTALDDFLDAVERVANGGTALDPEVVRQLFTRNSHNHGVDGLTPREREVLGLMAQGLSNAAICTTLVLAPVSVEKHITNIFAKLDLPPADDANRRVRAVLTYLNH; encoded by the coding sequence ATGCGCATCGTGATCGCCGAAGACCTGCTGCTGCTCCGGGACGGCATGGTGCGGTTGCTGACCGACACCGGCCACACCGTCGTCGCCGCCGTCGACAACGCGCCCGCCCTGCTGGCGGCCGTCACCGAACACCGACCCGACCTGTCCATCGTCGATGTTCGACTGCCACCCGGCTTCCGCGACGAGGGACTCCGCGCCGCGCTGACGCTGCGTGCCACGGACCCGGACACCAAGGTGCTCATCGTCTCCCAGTACGTCGAACGGGCGTACGCCGTGGAACTGCTCGCCGACGGCCGGGGCGGTGTCGGCTACCTCCTCAAGGACCGCGTGACGGCCCTCGACGATTTCCTCGACGCGGTGGAGCGGGTCGCCAACGGGGGCACCGCCCTGGACCCGGAAGTGGTCCGGCAACTGTTCACCCGCAACAGCCACAACCACGGGGTCGACGGGCTCACCCCACGGGAACGGGAGGTGCTCGGCCTCATGGCCCAGGGCCTGAGCAACGCGGCCATCTGCACCACGCTCGTCCTGGCACCGGTGTCGGTGGAGAAGCACATCACCAACATCTTCGCCAAGCTCGATCTGCCGCCGGCCGACGACGCCAACCGGCGTGTCCGCGCAGTCCTCACCTACCTCAACCACTGA
- a CDS encoding acyl-CoA carboxylase subunit beta, producing MSILNSAVDVSAPGHVVNRAALLDRLAELDAALDQARAGGGEKYVTRHHSRGKLLPRERIELLVDADSPFLELSPVAAYGTDFPVGASVVTGIGVVEGVECLIVANDPTVRGGAVNPWSLAKTRRAGEIALANRLPMVNLVESAGADLPTQAEIFIPGGRVFRDLTRLSAAGIPTVSVVFGNATAGGAYVPGMSDHVIMIRDRSQVYLAGPPLVKMATGEVTDDESLGGAAMHAATSGLADYLASDERDGIRLARQCVRRLNWRKQGPSPRTAVPQPPKYDPEELLGITSADLKVPFDPREVLARILDGSDFDEFKPAYGDALVTGWGELHGYPVGVLANARGVLFSEEAQKAAQFIQLANAADTPLIFLQNTTGYMVGTEYEQRGIIKHGALMINAVSNSTVPHLTVNLGASYGAGNYGMCGRAYEPRFLFTWPNAKSAVMGPAQLAGVLSIVARQAAAARGRDYDEESDAAMRMMVEQQIESQSGALFLSGRLYDDGVIDPRDTRTVLGLCLSAIHSGPVEGADGFGVFRM from the coding sequence GCATCCTGAACAGCGCGGTCGACGTGTCCGCTCCCGGGCACGTGGTGAACCGGGCGGCTCTGCTGGACCGACTGGCCGAGTTGGACGCCGCGCTGGACCAGGCTCGGGCCGGCGGCGGCGAGAAGTACGTGACCCGGCACCACTCGCGCGGCAAACTGCTCCCCCGGGAGCGGATCGAGCTGCTGGTGGACGCGGACAGCCCGTTCCTGGAGTTGTCGCCGGTCGCCGCGTACGGCACGGACTTCCCGGTCGGGGCCAGCGTGGTCACCGGCATCGGGGTCGTCGAGGGCGTGGAGTGTCTGATCGTCGCCAACGATCCGACGGTACGCGGCGGCGCGGTCAATCCGTGGTCGCTGGCGAAGACCCGGCGGGCCGGCGAGATCGCCCTGGCCAACCGGCTCCCGATGGTCAACCTTGTCGAGTCGGCCGGGGCGGACCTGCCCACCCAGGCGGAGATCTTCATTCCGGGTGGTCGGGTGTTCCGTGACCTGACCCGGCTCTCGGCGGCGGGCATCCCCACGGTCAGCGTGGTCTTCGGCAACGCGACGGCCGGTGGCGCGTACGTGCCGGGGATGTCCGACCACGTGATCATGATTCGGGACCGGTCGCAGGTCTACCTGGCCGGGCCGCCGCTGGTGAAGATGGCGACCGGCGAGGTGACCGACGACGAGTCGCTGGGTGGTGCGGCGATGCACGCGGCCACGTCGGGGCTCGCCGACTATCTGGCCTCCGACGAGCGGGACGGCATCCGGTTGGCCCGGCAGTGCGTACGCCGGTTGAACTGGCGCAAGCAGGGCCCGTCGCCGCGTACGGCCGTGCCGCAGCCACCGAAGTACGACCCGGAGGAGTTGCTCGGCATCACCAGCGCGGACCTGAAGGTGCCGTTCGACCCACGTGAGGTGCTGGCCCGGATCCTGGACGGCAGCGACTTCGACGAGTTCAAGCCCGCGTACGGGGACGCGCTGGTCACCGGCTGGGGCGAGCTGCACGGGTACCCGGTCGGCGTGCTGGCCAACGCCCGCGGGGTGTTGTTCAGCGAGGAGGCGCAGAAGGCGGCCCAGTTCATCCAGCTCGCGAACGCCGCGGACACCCCGCTGATCTTCCTGCAGAACACCACCGGCTACATGGTCGGCACCGAGTACGAGCAGCGCGGCATCATCAAGCACGGCGCACTGATGATCAATGCGGTGTCCAACTCGACGGTGCCGCACCTGACGGTGAACCTCGGCGCCTCGTACGGGGCCGGCAACTACGGCATGTGTGGCCGGGCGTACGAGCCGAGGTTCTTGTTCACCTGGCCGAACGCGAAGTCGGCGGTGATGGGTCCGGCTCAGCTCGCCGGGGTGCTCTCCATCGTGGCGCGGCAGGCCGCCGCCGCCCGGGGGCGCGACTACGACGAGGAGTCCGACGCCGCGATGCGAATGATGGTCGAGCAGCAGATCGAGTCGCAGTCGGGCGCGCTGTTCCTCTCCGGCCGGCTCTACGACGACGGGGTGATCGACCCTCGGGACACGCGTACGGTCCTCGGGCTCTGCCTCTCGGCGATCCACAGCGGACCGGTGGAGGGCGCCGACGGTTTCGGCGTCTTCCGGATGTAG